AGCAATTCATCGCGGTGCCCGCATCTCGGCGCAGAAAACGCGCCTTGTGGCCGACCAGATCCGCGGTTTGCCGGTCGACAAGGCGCTGAACGTCCTGACGTTCTCGCCGAAGAAAGCGGCCGGCATCGTGAAGAAGGTCGTGCTGTCGGCGATCGCGAATGCGGAGCACAACGAAGGCGCCGATATCGACGAGCTCAAGATCAAGAGCATCTACGTCGACAAGGCTGCCTCGCTGAAGCGGTTCACCGCGCGCGCTAAAGGCCGCGGCAATCGCATCGAGAAGCAATCCTGTCACATCACAGTGACGGTCGGGAATTAAGGGGTCATACGATGGGACAGAAAATTCATCCGACTGGCTTCCGTCTGGCCGTCAGCCGCAATTGGGCTTCGCGTTGGTACGCGAACAACAACAATTTCGCGGCGATGCTCCAGGAAGACATCGGTGTACGTGAATACCTGAAGAAGAAGCTGAAGAACGCTTCGGTCGGTCGCGTCATCATCGAGCGTCCGGCAAAGAACGCGCGCATCACGATTTTCAGTTCGCGTCCGGGTGTCGTCATCGGCAAGAAGGGCGAGGACATCGAGCAGCTCAAGTCCGAGTTGCAAAAGCGCATGGGCGTGCCCGTGCACGTGAACATCGAAGAAATCCGCAAGCCGGAAACCGATGCGCAGTTGATCGCCGATTCGATCACGCAGCAGCTCGAGCGTCGGATCATGTTCCGCCGCGCGATGAAGCGTGCGATGCAAAACGCGATGCGTCTGGGCGCACAAGGTATCAAGATCATGAGCGCCGGCCGTCTGAACGGCATCGAGATCGCGCGCACGGAGTGGTATCGCGAAGGTCGCGTGCCTCTGCATACGCTGCGTGCCGACATCGATTACGCGACGTCGGAAGCGAAGACGACGTACGGCATCATCGGCGTGAAGGTGTGGGTCTACAAGGGCGACACGCTCGGCCGTAACGATGCGCCGGTCGCCGAAGAAGCGCCGGAAGAAAAGCGTCCGCGCCGCAACGCGCGTCCGGGCGATCGCCGTCCCCGTCGTGACGGTGAAGGTGGCGCGCCGGCAGGTGCTCGCCGTGGCGCGCCGCGTCGCGGCGCCGCCGGCGGCAAGCCCGAAGGCGACGGCAAGACTGGAGAATAACGATGCTGCAACCGAAACGCAGGAAGTATCGCAAAGAGCAGAAGGGTCGCAACACCGGTGTGGCAACGCGCGGCAACGCCGTGTCATTCGGTGAATTCGGCCTGAAGGCTATCGGTCGCGGCCGTCTGACCGCGCGCCAAATCGAAGCGGCGCGTCGTGCCATGACGCGTCACATCAAGCGCGGCGGCCGCATCTGGATCCGCATTTTCCCGGACAAGCCGATCTCGCAAAAGCCGGCTGAAGTACGGATGGGTAACGGGAAGGGTAATCCTGAGTACTACGTCGCCGAGATCCAGCCGGGCAAAATGCTGTACGAAATGGATGGCGTAACCGAAGAGTTGGCGCGTGAAGCGTTCCGTCTGGCTGCAGCGAAGCTGCCGCTGAAGACGGCGTTCATCGTTCGTCAGCTCGGCGCCTAAGGAGTAAATGATGAAGGCTTCCGAACTTCACCAAAAAGACAAGGCCGCGCTCAACAAGGAGCTGTCGGACCTGTTGAAAGCGCAATTCGGCCTGCGCATGCAACTCGCGACGCAGCAGCTCACGAACACGAGCCAGCTGAAGAAGGTTCGTCGCGACATCGCACGTGTGCGGACCGTCCTGACTGAGAAGGCGAACCAGAAATGAACGATAGCGTGAAAACCTCGCTCAAGCGGACGCTGATCGGCAAGGTCGTCAGCAACAAGATGGACAAGACGGTCACGGTGCTCGTCGAGCACCGCGTGAAGCACCCGATCTACGGCAAGTATGTCGTGCGCTCGAAGAAGTACCATGCGCATGACGATGCGAACACGTTCAACGAGGGCGACCTCGTTGAAATCCAGGAAACGCGTCCGATCTCGAAGACGAAAGCCTGGACGGTGTCCCGCCTTGTCGAAGCCGCGCGTGTAATCTAAAGGCGGCTAGGTAGTAGAAGTCGTTGAAATCGCAATAGATTTCGCTTGCAAGGCCGAGATTGTTTGATATAATCTCGGTCTTCCCTCTTTATGGGATCCGCTGCGGACGAAGTGGAAGGGAAGCGGAAGG
The sequence above is a segment of the Trinickia acidisoli genome. Coding sequences within it:
- the rplP gene encoding 50S ribosomal protein L16; this translates as MLQPKRRKYRKEQKGRNTGVATRGNAVSFGEFGLKAIGRGRLTARQIEAARRAMTRHIKRGGRIWIRIFPDKPISQKPAEVRMGNGKGNPEYYVAEIQPGKMLYEMDGVTEELAREAFRLAAAKLPLKTAFIVRQLGA
- the rpmC gene encoding 50S ribosomal protein L29, giving the protein MKASELHQKDKAALNKELSDLLKAQFGLRMQLATQQLTNTSQLKKVRRDIARVRTVLTEKANQK
- the rpsQ gene encoding 30S ribosomal protein S17, whose product is MNDSVKTSLKRTLIGKVVSNKMDKTVTVLVEHRVKHPIYGKYVVRSKKYHAHDDANTFNEGDLVEIQETRPISKTKAWTVSRLVEAARVI
- the rplV gene encoding 50S ribosomal protein L22 translates to MEVKAIHRGARISAQKTRLVADQIRGLPVDKALNVLTFSPKKAAGIVKKVVLSAIANAEHNEGADIDELKIKSIYVDKAASLKRFTARAKGRGNRIEKQSCHITVTVGN
- the rpsC gene encoding 30S ribosomal protein S3, which codes for MGQKIHPTGFRLAVSRNWASRWYANNNNFAAMLQEDIGVREYLKKKLKNASVGRVIIERPAKNARITIFSSRPGVVIGKKGEDIEQLKSELQKRMGVPVHVNIEEIRKPETDAQLIADSITQQLERRIMFRRAMKRAMQNAMRLGAQGIKIMSAGRLNGIEIARTEWYREGRVPLHTLRADIDYATSEAKTTYGIIGVKVWVYKGDTLGRNDAPVAEEAPEEKRPRRNARPGDRRPRRDGEGGAPAGARRGAPRRGAAGGKPEGDGKTGE